One Pseudomonas entomophila genomic window carries:
- a CDS encoding TonB-dependent receptor, which produces MARKSVAPVSLSVLGLLVTPALHAESNDPLALPATSVTSAYEQQSYKAGESKSALKIDAPLRDIPQTVNVVPESVIKDQGAQSMEDVLKNVPGVGLSNGDGQRDQVTIRGFSAIGDMYIDGVRDDALYFRDLSNIERVEVIKGPAAVLYGRGSSGGLINSISKKPGFAPKQEVGMTLDTEGKRRTQFDSGWADPQGNQAYRITGAYEDSDTFRDDGYIDRKAIAPSAYFKLSDDLELNLGATYLYDKRLIDFGIPALGNRPVDVDRSKRFGSGNASQDYARSEVFSFTASLDYRINDDFTLTNTSRYYRYDLDRNNTLADSSPTRFVTAPNGELLVKLNRGNVARDESGVFNQTELKQQAQLAGMQHNLLYGVEVGFQDKYQRVYSQNNVARVPVYRDALVAVPDHASTLSSNGSNYQQTTGFYVQDLIELTSQWKALLGVRYDIFGQEYNDARVQNVDLDRTDKTWSPRAGLVFQPDQIQSYYVSVSRSYQPSGEVFAVSPTNAGLEPEETTNYEVGTKWDLLDSRLSLTAAVFRLERTNMKTADPSNPNLTILAGEQRTDGFEATLSGQLSDKWQVYAGYAYLDAEITKSNSKTNGVANEGQVPTLTPRNSANVWLVRTLTPHWRVAAGANYVDDRYTALDNNVVMPAYTTFDAALLYNEQHWDMALRLKNAFDRDYYASAHGSVDLVTPGAPRTLEASVNYRF; this is translated from the coding sequence ATGGCAAGAAAGTCCGTCGCCCCGGTGTCCCTGTCGGTGCTGGGCCTGCTGGTTACCCCTGCCCTGCACGCTGAAAGCAACGACCCGCTCGCCCTGCCGGCGACCTCGGTGACCAGTGCCTACGAGCAGCAGAGCTACAAGGCTGGCGAGAGCAAGAGCGCGCTGAAGATCGACGCGCCGCTGCGCGACATCCCGCAGACCGTCAACGTGGTGCCCGAGAGCGTGATCAAGGACCAGGGCGCACAGTCCATGGAGGACGTGCTCAAGAACGTACCCGGCGTCGGCCTGTCCAATGGCGACGGCCAGCGCGACCAGGTGACCATCCGCGGCTTCAGCGCCATTGGCGACATGTACATCGATGGTGTGCGCGACGACGCCCTGTACTTCCGCGACCTCTCCAACATCGAGCGGGTCGAGGTGATCAAGGGCCCCGCCGCCGTGCTCTATGGGCGCGGCTCCTCCGGTGGCCTGATCAACAGCATCAGCAAGAAACCCGGCTTCGCGCCCAAGCAGGAAGTGGGCATGACCCTCGACACCGAGGGCAAGCGCCGCACCCAGTTCGACAGCGGCTGGGCCGACCCGCAGGGCAACCAGGCCTACCGCATCACCGGTGCCTACGAAGACAGCGACACCTTCCGCGACGACGGCTACATCGACCGCAAGGCCATCGCGCCGTCGGCCTACTTCAAGCTCTCCGACGACCTGGAGCTGAACCTGGGCGCCACCTACCTGTACGACAAGCGCCTGATCGACTTCGGCATCCCGGCCCTGGGCAACCGCCCGGTGGACGTCGACCGCAGCAAGCGCTTCGGCTCGGGCAACGCTTCTCAGGACTACGCGCGCAGCGAGGTGTTCTCGTTCACCGCCAGCCTCGACTACCGGATCAACGACGACTTCACCCTGACCAACACCAGCCGCTACTACCGCTACGACCTGGACCGCAACAACACCCTGGCCGACAGCAGCCCGACCCGCTTCGTCACCGCCCCCAACGGCGAACTGCTGGTCAAGCTCAACCGCGGCAACGTGGCCCGCGACGAGTCCGGCGTGTTCAACCAGACCGAGCTCAAGCAGCAGGCGCAGCTGGCCGGCATGCAGCACAACCTGTTGTATGGCGTGGAGGTCGGTTTCCAGGACAAGTACCAGCGCGTCTACAGCCAGAACAACGTGGCCCGCGTGCCGGTGTACCGCGATGCCCTGGTGGCGGTGCCGGACCATGCGTCCACCCTGTCGTCCAATGGCAGCAACTACCAGCAGACCACGGGCTTCTACGTGCAGGACCTGATCGAGCTGACTTCGCAGTGGAAGGCGCTGCTGGGCGTGCGCTACGACATCTTCGGCCAGGAATACAACGACGCCCGGGTGCAGAACGTCGACCTCGACCGCACCGACAAGACCTGGAGCCCGCGCGCCGGCCTGGTGTTCCAGCCCGACCAGATCCAGTCCTACTACGTGTCGGTCAGCCGCAGCTACCAGCCTTCGGGTGAAGTGTTCGCAGTCTCGCCGACCAACGCCGGGCTGGAACCGGAAGAGACCACCAACTACGAGGTGGGGACCAAGTGGGACCTGCTCGACAGCCGCCTGTCGCTGACCGCGGCGGTGTTCCGCCTCGAGCGCACCAACATGAAGACCGCCGACCCAAGCAACCCCAACCTGACCATCCTGGCGGGCGAGCAGCGCACCGACGGTTTCGAGGCCACCCTCAGCGGCCAGTTGAGCGACAAGTGGCAGGTCTATGCCGGCTACGCCTACCTGGACGCCGAGATCACCAAGTCCAACAGCAAGACCAACGGTGTCGCCAACGAAGGCCAGGTGCCCACCCTGACCCCGCGCAACAGCGCCAACGTGTGGCTGGTGCGCACCCTCACCCCGCACTGGCGCGTCGCCGCCGGCGCCAACTACGTCGACGACCGCTACACCGCGCTGGACAACAACGTGGTGATGCCCGCCTATACCACCTTCGACGCCGCGTTGCTGTACAACGAGCAGCACTGGGACATGGCCCTGCGCCTGAAGAACGCCTTCGACCGCGACTACTACGCCTCGGCCCACGGCTCGGTGGACCTGGTCACCCCCGGCGCACCGCGTACCCTCGAAGCGAGCGTGAACTACAGGTTCTGA
- a CDS encoding cupin — protein MNEQAAPPTQGVTVELLATVDLGPEIEGMAGRQLRMRKVTLAPGAVFGPLHDHVDRPGTVYILKGIITDHRNGVATDYGPGVGWPEDHDTLHWLENRGTVEAVEISVDIVRLG, from the coding sequence ATGAACGAGCAAGCGGCACCCCCAACCCAAGGCGTCACGGTGGAACTGTTGGCAACGGTCGACCTGGGGCCCGAGATCGAAGGCATGGCCGGGCGCCAGTTGCGCATGCGCAAGGTCACCCTCGCGCCAGGCGCAGTGTTCGGGCCCTTGCACGACCATGTCGACCGTCCGGGCACCGTGTACATCCTGAAGGGCATCATCACCGACCACCGTAATGGTGTCGCCACCGACTATGGGCCGGGCGTGGGTTGGCCTGAGGACCACGATACCCTGCACTGGCTGGAGAATCGCGGCACGGTGGAGGCGGTGGAGATCTCGGTGGATATCGTGCGCCTTGGGTGA
- a CDS encoding arsenate reductase ArsC, which yields MRVLFMCTANSCRSILSEALFNHLAPPGFEAVSAGSFPKGQVLPRSLSTLQRAGIAIDGLYSKGNEAFEQDPPDIVITVCDKAAGETCPVYFGPALKAHWGLEDPSEVVGDEQALNNAFDATLAHIEQRCRAFFALPFASLDRDRLKRELDRIGTYRAAANR from the coding sequence ATGCGAGTCCTGTTCATGTGCACGGCCAACAGCTGCCGCAGCATCCTGTCCGAAGCACTGTTCAACCACCTGGCGCCACCCGGTTTCGAAGCGGTCAGCGCCGGCAGCTTCCCCAAGGGCCAGGTGCTGCCACGCAGCCTGAGCACGTTGCAGCGGGCCGGCATCGCCATCGACGGGTTGTACAGCAAAGGCAATGAAGCGTTCGAGCAAGACCCACCGGACATTGTCATCACCGTGTGCGACAAGGCGGCCGGCGAAACGTGCCCGGTGTACTTCGGTCCGGCGCTCAAAGCCCATTGGGGCTTGGAGGACCCTTCCGAGGTGGTGGGCGACGAGCAGGCCTTGAACAATGCGTTCGACGCCACCCTGGCACACATCGAGCAGCGTTGCCGGGCGTTCTTCGCCCTGCCCTTCGCCAGCCTCGACCGTGACCGACTCAAGCGTGAGCTGGACCGGATTGGTACATACCGAGCAGCAGCAAACCGTTGA
- a CDS encoding heme-degrading domain-containing protein, with protein MALAEDLALLVRQEEVLQFKHFDEDVAWQLGSLLQRRAEAEGWLVVIDIRRFERPLFLAARPGVTPHNHDWIRRKCNTVQRFLCSSYRIGHQLAIDQKDIAQRYNLSPVDYASAGGGFPITVKGAGVIGSVAVSGLPERQDHQAIIDALCTLLGHDRAALSLAPAGKFANTKGKVVAVSG; from the coding sequence ATGGCACTGGCTGAAGATCTGGCGCTGCTGGTCCGCCAGGAAGAGGTGCTTCAGTTCAAGCACTTCGACGAAGACGTGGCCTGGCAGCTGGGTTCCCTCCTGCAACGGCGAGCCGAGGCCGAAGGCTGGCTGGTGGTGATCGACATCCGGCGCTTCGAGCGCCCGCTGTTCCTCGCCGCCAGGCCCGGGGTGACGCCCCACAATCATGACTGGATACGGCGCAAGTGCAATACGGTGCAGCGCTTTCTGTGCAGCTCCTATCGAATTGGTCACCAACTGGCCATCGACCAGAAGGATATCGCCCAACGCTATAACTTGTCGCCGGTGGACTATGCCAGTGCGGGTGGCGGTTTCCCAATCACGGTCAAAGGCGCGGGGGTGATCGGCAGCGTGGCGGTTTCCGGCTTGCCGGAGCGCCAGGACCACCAGGCCATCATCGATGCGCTGTGCACGCTGCTCGGGCATGACCGCGCGGCCTTGTCGCTGGCACCGGCCGGCAAGTTCGCCAACACCAAGGGCAAGGTGGTCGCCGTCAGCGGCTGA
- a CDS encoding ATP-grasp domain-containing protein, with protein sequence MQLIVFCPPNVIFQHSAANWASAIGPGGMLVSSDTQAEEIAAHLGGKVEYRLFEHYQDNPLVEVDVCALVWELEAPLCVALDEADVLRVARINDRLGVSMGAEGRAMFYRDKFFMKQRARNCGLAIADMAPLANATEALRFCEQFGFPVVIKPRHGRGWSGVEVIEDMAGLRHWLAQRTASTFHNLMIESHVRGDHYLVDGLYIEGRPILLSPARVIATSLDCRAGKPCSLYMLDTSNPVRDELLRYARALVEEVLPSEPTLLFQLEVRVTEDGEIALCQIAMHQGDAFTHLELEQAWGLDLRMTYLRALRDAAYRPQPVPAPRLRVGHLSIPSRVGLLPDVPGKCPLEGVLACCVSARRMICAGEGEVFSATVSGPDEATLRARLEQVGHWFDQHCDWSGVGR encoded by the coding sequence ATGCAACTCATCGTTTTCTGCCCACCCAACGTCATCTTCCAGCACAGCGCCGCGAACTGGGCCAGCGCTATTGGCCCAGGAGGCATGCTGGTGAGCAGCGACACCCAGGCCGAGGAAATCGCTGCGCACCTGGGCGGCAAGGTCGAGTACCGGTTGTTCGAGCATTACCAGGACAATCCCCTGGTCGAGGTGGACGTCTGCGCACTGGTGTGGGAGCTCGAGGCCCCGTTGTGCGTGGCCCTGGACGAGGCTGATGTGCTGCGCGTGGCGCGGATCAACGACCGCCTCGGTGTCAGCATGGGCGCCGAGGGCCGCGCCATGTTCTATCGCGACAAGTTCTTCATGAAGCAGCGCGCCAGGAACTGCGGGTTGGCCATCGCCGACATGGCGCCGCTGGCCAATGCCACCGAAGCGCTGCGCTTTTGCGAGCAGTTCGGTTTTCCGGTGGTGATCAAGCCACGCCATGGCCGCGGCTGGAGCGGCGTCGAGGTGATCGAGGACATGGCCGGGCTGCGCCATTGGCTGGCGCAGCGAACCGCCAGCACCTTTCACAACCTGATGATCGAGAGCCATGTGCGTGGCGATCACTATCTGGTCGATGGCCTGTACATCGAGGGGCGCCCGATCCTGCTGTCACCCGCCCGGGTGATCGCTACCTCGCTGGACTGTCGCGCCGGCAAGCCGTGCAGCCTGTACATGCTCGATACCAGCAACCCGGTGCGCGATGAGTTGCTGCGCTATGCGCGGGCGCTGGTCGAGGAGGTGCTGCCCTCGGAACCGACCCTGCTGTTCCAGCTGGAGGTGCGGGTGACCGAGGACGGTGAAATCGCCCTGTGCCAGATTGCGATGCACCAGGGCGATGCGTTCACCCACCTTGAGCTGGAGCAGGCCTGGGGCCTGGACCTGCGCATGACCTACCTGCGTGCGCTGCGTGATGCGGCCTATCGCCCGCAACCTGTGCCCGCGCCACGGTTGCGGGTCGGTCATTTGAGCATTCCGTCGCGTGTGGGCCTGCTGCCGGATGTGCCGGGCAAGTGTCCGCTGGAGGGTGTGCTGGCCTGCTGTGTTTCGGCTCGGCGGATGATCTGCGCAGGGGAAGGCGAGGTGTTCAGTGCCACCGTCAGCGGGCCGGACGAGGCCACCCTGCGGGCCAGGCTGGAACAGGTCGGGCACTGGTTCGACCAGCACTGCGATTGGTCTGGTGTGGGGCGATGA
- a CDS encoding amino acid adenylation domain-containing protein produces the protein MPHSLPDPTRRLAYQASAPIFQAFVQQAQRWPEATAVTTQDLACSYQQLERISHGIAAYLLALGGAAGDRVVIVSSRCAGLVYGLLGASRAGLTFSVADAAYPPGRIGQIIDLLRPAFVLVCGSAEVALDPQGPHVIKVPEAPDVALRQFGNAALDLPEVDPARPAYITFTSGSTGEPKGIVTHHAPLVHFVRWHVERHGFTRDERFSMVSGLGHDPVYRDVFTPLSIGARIACPAQATLTDPQALATWVYDEGVTVMHLTPPLGRLIETGATLAGLTLERLRYLFWGGDALSPALHQQIRAVAPQAASVNFYGTTETPQAMAFHPIEAPPATGRIPLGKGIDDAQLLVLNEAGQLAGEGEVGEILIRSPYLSLGYWGDVALTGEKFVVNPFTGDARDICYRTGDQGTYLPDGSVDFLGRADSQVKIRGHRVELAEIESTVARHPQIRQCVVLALNEHGATKLVACCVARQAVSSAELRDALGGQLPDYMVPAQWLFVASVPLTPNGKVDRRALAKLVDTARAAPTQPLTPLAQQLSEAWARILQVPSIDSSLTFVELGGDSLTFVQASMALQKLIGQLPQRWEMTPVQELATLAVEPGAARRATRAMEVPVLLRMLAIILIVAGHFGLFGGWMVTGDTATLFLISGLSLARFQLQAIEERGDARALLRSVAAIAVPTVLYTVLIQCVFDRLHWQSLLLVSNWFAPEQVGVFNYWYIEVLVQMILLIGLVLSIGRVRRAILADPFRSLALAACALLVADVLITLFVYDASPLYNRVPQHYLAITVLGMAVHYADSAARKWVASALAVLVIGELDLFTLAGYGWEATMIRMPIDIALPAVLALIWVRAVPVPALLARVGTLIASSTLFIYLTHYQFKSVAQRVLDLPVFALLLCLVGGVVVGYCWNSVVRWVMTRLGRGRAKRRVEAAEPVA, from the coding sequence ATGCCGCACTCACTCCCAGACCCGACCCGGCGCCTGGCGTACCAGGCCAGCGCCCCGATATTCCAGGCCTTCGTGCAACAGGCGCAGCGTTGGCCCGAGGCCACGGCGGTCACAACCCAGGACCTCGCCTGCAGCTACCAGCAGCTCGAACGCATCAGCCATGGCATCGCCGCGTATCTGCTGGCGCTCGGGGGGGCTGCGGGCGACCGGGTCGTGATCGTCTCCAGCCGTTGCGCGGGCCTGGTCTATGGGCTGCTAGGCGCCTCCCGCGCCGGGTTGACCTTCAGCGTGGCCGACGCGGCTTATCCGCCTGGGCGCATCGGGCAGATCATCGACCTGCTCCGGCCGGCCTTCGTGCTGGTGTGCGGCAGCGCGGAGGTTGCACTCGACCCGCAAGGTCCGCACGTCATCAAGGTGCCGGAGGCCCCGGACGTGGCGTTGCGGCAGTTTGGCAATGCCGCGCTGGACTTGCCCGAGGTCGACCCGGCACGCCCGGCCTATATCACGTTCACTTCGGGCAGCACGGGCGAGCCGAAGGGTATCGTCACCCACCATGCGCCGTTGGTGCACTTCGTCCGATGGCATGTCGAGCGCCACGGTTTTACCCGCGACGAACGTTTCTCCATGGTGTCGGGGCTGGGGCACGACCCGGTGTACCGGGATGTGTTCACGCCATTGTCGATCGGCGCGCGGATTGCCTGCCCGGCCCAGGCGACCCTGACCGACCCCCAGGCATTGGCAACCTGGGTATACGACGAAGGCGTCACGGTCATGCACCTCACGCCGCCGTTGGGCAGGTTGATCGAAACCGGCGCCACGCTCGCGGGCCTGACGCTGGAGCGCCTGCGCTACCTGTTCTGGGGGGGGGACGCGCTGAGCCCGGCGTTGCATCAGCAGATTCGCGCCGTCGCCCCCCAGGCTGCCAGCGTCAATTTCTATGGCACCACTGAAACGCCGCAGGCCATGGCGTTTCACCCCATCGAGGCACCGCCGGCCACAGGTCGCATCCCCTTGGGCAAAGGCATCGACGACGCCCAGTTGCTGGTGCTGAACGAGGCCGGGCAGTTGGCGGGCGAGGGCGAAGTGGGGGAGATCCTGATCCGCAGCCCCTACCTGTCGCTGGGCTACTGGGGGGACGTGGCGCTGACCGGCGAAAAGTTCGTGGTCAACCCGTTCACCGGTGACGCCAGGGATATCTGCTATCGCACCGGCGACCAGGGCACCTACCTGCCCGACGGCAGTGTCGACTTTCTGGGGCGCGCCGACAGCCAGGTGAAGATCCGTGGTCACCGCGTCGAGCTGGCCGAGATCGAAAGCACCGTCGCGCGTCATCCGCAGATCCGCCAGTGCGTGGTGCTGGCCTTGAATGAACATGGCGCGACAAAGCTGGTGGCCTGTTGCGTGGCGCGTCAGGCGGTGTCGAGCGCCGAGCTGCGCGATGCGTTGGGTGGCCAGTTGCCGGACTACATGGTGCCGGCGCAGTGGTTGTTCGTGGCGTCGGTGCCGCTCACACCCAATGGCAAGGTCGACCGGCGCGCGCTGGCCAAGCTCGTCGACACTGCGCGAGCAGCACCCACCCAACCGTTGACACCCCTGGCACAGCAATTGAGCGAAGCCTGGGCACGGATACTTCAGGTCCCGAGCATCGACAGCAGCCTCACCTTCGTCGAGCTGGGCGGTGACTCGCTGACCTTCGTCCAGGCCTCGATGGCCCTGCAGAAGCTGATCGGCCAGTTGCCGCAGCGCTGGGAGATGACCCCGGTGCAGGAGCTGGCGACGCTGGCGGTCGAGCCCGGCGCTGCGCGCCGGGCAACGCGGGCCATGGAGGTACCGGTCCTGTTGCGCATGCTGGCGATCATCCTGATCGTCGCCGGGCATTTCGGGCTGTTCGGCGGCTGGATGGTGACCGGCGACACGGCGACGCTGTTCCTGATTTCCGGCCTCAGCCTGGCGCGGTTCCAGCTGCAGGCCATCGAGGAACGGGGCGATGCCCGCGCCTTGCTCCGGTCGGTCGCCGCCATCGCGGTACCGACCGTGCTTTACACCGTGCTGATCCAATGCGTGTTCGACCGCCTGCACTGGCAGTCACTGCTGCTGGTGTCCAACTGGTTCGCCCCTGAGCAGGTTGGGGTCTTCAATTATTGGTACATCGAAGTGCTGGTGCAGATGATCCTGCTCATTGGCCTGGTGCTGTCGATCGGGCGGGTGCGCAGGGCGATCCTGGCCGACCCGTTCCGTAGCCTGGCGCTGGCGGCCTGTGCGTTGCTGGTGGCCGATGTGTTGATCACGCTGTTCGTCTACGACGCCAGCCCGTTGTACAACCGGGTGCCGCAGCACTACCTGGCGATCACCGTGTTGGGCATGGCGGTGCACTACGCCGATTCGGCGGCGCGCAAATGGGTGGCCAGTGCCCTGGCGGTGCTGGTGATCGGTGAACTCGATCTGTTCACCCTGGCCGGCTATGGGTGGGAGGCTACGATGATCAGGATGCCCATCGATATTGCCCTGCCGGCGGTGCTTGCGCTGATCTGGGTACGTGCCGTGCCGGTGCCGGCGCTGTTGGCGCGGGTCGGCACGCTGATCGCCTCGTCGACGCTGTTCATCTACTTGACCCACTACCAGTTCAAGTCCGTTGCACAGCGTGTCCTGGACCTGCCGGTGTTCGCGCTGCTGCTCTGCCTGGTGGGGGGCGTGGTGGTGGGGTATTGCTGGAACAGCGTGGTACGTTGGGTGATGACACGCCTGGGCAGGGGGCGCGCAAAGCGGCGTGTGGAGGCGGCCGAGCCCGTTGCCTGA
- a CDS encoding metalloregulator ArsR/SmtB family transcription factor → MLTPPDVFKCLADETRARATLLIAQLGELCVCELMCALDDSQPKVSRHLAQLRNCGLLKDRRQGQWVYYHLDPLLPGWVHDLLQLTLQANQAWLHENATRLQHMDGRPVRAARCC, encoded by the coding sequence ATGCTCACGCCCCCCGACGTCTTCAAATGCCTCGCCGACGAAACCCGCGCCCGCGCCACCCTGCTCATCGCCCAACTCGGCGAGCTGTGCGTGTGCGAGTTGATGTGTGCCCTCGACGACAGCCAACCCAAGGTCAGCCGCCACCTCGCCCAACTGCGCAACTGTGGCCTGCTCAAGGACCGCCGCCAGGGCCAGTGGGTCTATTACCACCTCGACCCGCTGCTCCCCGGCTGGGTGCACGACCTGCTGCAACTGACCCTCCAGGCCAACCAGGCCTGGCTGCACGAAAATGCCACCCGCCTGCAGCACATGGACGGCCGCCCGGTGCGCGCCGCCCGTTGCTGCTGA
- a CDS encoding arsenic transporter, with amino-acid sequence MLIAIAVFVFTLVLVIWQPKGLGVGWSAALGALIALAVGAVSMQDIPTVWAIVWNATATFIAVIIISLLLDEAGFFEWAALHVARWANGSGHRLFAFCVLLGAAVSALFANDGAALILTPIVMSMLLALRFSPAATLAFVMAAGFIADTASLPLVVSNLVNIVSADYFGLGFAEYASVMVPVNLASVCATLVVVWLYFRRDLPRHYALDALKAPEAAIHDRATFLVGGWSLLVLLVGLFALEPLGIPVSAVAAVCAAMLFVVAARGHRISTRRVLREAPWQVVIFSLGMYLVVYGLKNAGLTDQLTQLLDRLAAQGLWSATLGTGLLAALLSSVMNNMPSVLVGALSIQASAAEGVVREAMIYANVIGCDLGPKITPIGSLATLLWLHVLERKGMRITRGYYFKVGLLLTLPVLLLTLSALALRLSL; translated from the coding sequence ATGCTGATTGCAATCGCGGTATTCGTCTTCACCCTGGTGCTGGTAATCTGGCAGCCAAAGGGCCTGGGCGTGGGTTGGAGCGCCGCCCTCGGCGCCTTGATCGCCCTGGCCGTGGGCGCAGTGTCCATGCAAGATATCCCGACCGTTTGGGCCATCGTCTGGAACGCCACGGCCACGTTCATCGCGGTGATCATCATCAGCCTGCTGCTGGATGAAGCCGGCTTCTTCGAATGGGCGGCCCTGCATGTGGCGCGCTGGGCCAATGGCAGCGGCCACCGCCTGTTCGCCTTCTGCGTACTGCTGGGCGCGGCGGTGTCGGCACTGTTCGCCAACGACGGCGCCGCGCTGATCCTCACCCCCATCGTCATGTCGATGCTGCTGGCCCTGCGCTTCTCCCCCGCCGCCACCCTGGCCTTCGTCATGGCTGCCGGCTTCATCGCCGACACCGCGAGCCTGCCGCTGGTGGTCTCCAACCTGGTGAACATTGTCTCGGCGGACTATTTCGGCCTGGGCTTCGCCGAGTACGCCTCGGTGATGGTGCCGGTGAACCTGGCCAGCGTCTGCGCCACCCTGGTGGTGGTGTGGCTGTACTTCCGCCGCGACCTGCCGCGGCACTACGCCCTCGATGCGCTGAAGGCCCCCGAGGCGGCGATCCATGATCGCGCCACCTTCTTGGTCGGCGGCTGGAGCCTGCTGGTGCTGCTGGTCGGGCTGTTCGCCCTGGAGCCGCTGGGCATCCCGGTGAGCGCCGTGGCGGCGGTGTGCGCGGCGATGCTGTTCGTGGTCGCCGCCCGCGGCCATCGCATCTCAACTCGCCGCGTGCTGCGCGAAGCACCCTGGCAGGTGGTGATCTTCTCGCTGGGGATGTACCTGGTGGTCTACGGCCTGAAGAACGCCGGCCTCACCGACCAGCTCACCCAACTGCTCGACCGCCTGGCGGCACAGGGCCTGTGGAGCGCCACCCTGGGCACCGGCCTGCTCGCGGCCCTGCTGTCGTCAGTGATGAACAACATGCCCAGTGTGCTGGTCGGCGCGCTGTCGATCCAGGCCAGTGCCGCCGAGGGCGTGGTACGCGAAGCCATGATCTACGCCAACGTCATCGGCTGCGACCTCGGCCCCAAGATCACCCCCATCGGCAGCCTTGCCACCCTGCTCTGGCTGCATGTGCTGGAGCGCAAGGGCATGCGCATCACACGGGGCTATTACTTCAAGGTCGGCCTGCTGCTGACCCTGCCGGTCCTGCTGCTCACCCTTTCGGCCCTGGCCCTGCGCCTGAGCCTCTGA
- the glsB gene encoding glutaminase B, with protein sequence MQALLQEILDHVRPLLAQGQVAQYIPALAQVDPNQLGIAVQGLDGQLHCAGDAHTPFSIQSISKVFSLVQAINHSGEDIWSRLGYEPSGQAFNSLVQLEVEKGRPRNPFINAGALVICDINQSRYATPTLSMRDFVRRLSANPRIVSDAVVAESEYQHRARNAAMAYLMQAFGNFHNDVDAVLRSYFHHCALSMSCVDVARGFAFLANGGLCPHSGEQVLSRRQAQQVNAIMATSGLYDEAGNFAYRVGLPGKSGVGGGIVAVVPGRYSICVWSPALNASGNSLAGLRALELLSERMTGSVFSAVC encoded by the coding sequence ATGCAAGCATTACTGCAAGAGATCCTCGACCACGTCCGCCCCCTGCTCGCCCAGGGCCAGGTGGCGCAATACATCCCCGCCCTCGCCCAAGTCGACCCCAACCAGCTGGGCATCGCCGTGCAGGGCCTGGACGGCCAATTGCACTGCGCCGGAGACGCGCACACGCCATTCTCGATCCAGAGCATTTCCAAGGTGTTCAGCCTGGTCCAGGCGATCAACCACAGTGGCGAGGATATCTGGTCGCGGCTGGGCTACGAACCATCCGGGCAGGCCTTCAACTCGCTGGTGCAGCTGGAGGTGGAGAAGGGCCGCCCGCGCAACCCGTTCATCAATGCCGGTGCCCTGGTGATCTGCGACATCAACCAGTCGCGCTACGCCACCCCGACCCTGTCGATGCGCGACTTCGTCCGCCGCCTGTCCGCCAACCCGCGCATCGTCAGCGACGCAGTGGTGGCCGAGTCCGAATACCAGCACCGGGCGCGCAATGCCGCCATGGCCTACCTGATGCAGGCCTTCGGCAACTTCCACAACGATGTCGACGCGGTGCTGCGCAGCTACTTCCACCATTGCGCGCTGTCGATGAGCTGCGTCGACGTGGCCCGCGGCTTCGCCTTCCTGGCCAACGGCGGCCTCTGCCCGCACAGCGGCGAGCAAGTCTTGAGCCGACGCCAGGCGCAGCAGGTGAACGCGATCATGGCCACCAGCGGGTTGTACGACGAAGCCGGCAACTTCGCCTACCGCGTGGGCCTGCCGGGCAAGAGCGGCGTGGGCGGCGGCATCGTCGCGGTGGTGCCGGGGCGCTACAGCATCTGCGTGTGGTCGCCGGCACTGAATGCCTCGGGCAACTCGCTGGCCGGGTTGCGGGCGCTGGAGCTGCTGAGCGAGCGAATGACCGGCTCGGTGTTCTCCGCCGTCTGCTGA